In Capsicum annuum cultivar UCD-10X-F1 chromosome 7, UCD10Xv1.1, whole genome shotgun sequence, one genomic interval encodes:
- the LOC107878749 gene encoding uncharacterized protein LOC107878749, whose translation MGDESKGRSQRESLLNNKSIVYARSKSHAYDELRVFRRWLKWMCVDQSDTLSTLLSWFVFIMFTIVVPCLSHFLLACAECDANHDRPYDNVVQLSLSAVAALSFICLSGFVKEFGLRRFLFLDKLCDESETVRECYMEQLHRSLKILFIFVLPCFAAESIYKIWWYGSGGTQIPFLGNVVVSDIVACLLELSSWLYRTTVFFLVCVLFRLICYLQILRLRDFAQIFQVDSDVETVLREHLRIRRHLRIISHRYRRFILSALIIVTASQFASLLMTTRSTADLHIYKSGEVALCSVSLLAGLLIILRSAVRITHKALGVTCLAAKWHVCATIDSFESVEGETPPVSQIASNQVFPATSETSSDADDVGDEEDELDNTKFVHSYAYSTISFQKRQALVTYFENNKAGITLYGFMLDRSYLHTIFGMELALFLWLLGKTVGAIA comes from the exons ATGGGGGACGAAAGTAAAGGCCGAAGCCAAAGGGAGTCATTACTGAACAACAAGAGTATAGTATATGCACGTAGTAAATCCCATGCATATGATGAATTACGTGTATTTCGTAGATGGTTAAAGTGGATGTGTGTAGATCAATCAGACACTTTATCTACTCTACTTTCTTGGTTTGTTTTCATAATGTTTACAATTGTTGTTCCATGTTTGTCACATTTTCTATTAGCTTGTGCTGAGTGTGATGCTAATCATGATAGACCTTATGACAACGTGGTTCAGTTGTCTCTTAGTGCTGTTGCTGCTCTCTCTTTTATTTGTCTTTCTGGTTTTGTCAAGGAATTTGGTCTCAGGAGGTTCTTGTTTCTTGATAAACTTTGTGATGAAAGTGAGACTGTCAGGGAATGCTATATGGAACAGCTCCAT AGATCATTGAAGATCTTATTCATTTTCGTCCTGCCTTGTTTCGCTGCTGAAAGCATTTATAAGATTTGGTGGTACGGTTCAGGTGGAACTCAAATCCCCTTTTTAGGCAATGTCGTTGTGAGTGACATTGTCGCGTGCCTTCTTGAGCTGAGCTCATGGCTTTACAGGACGACCGTGTTCTTCCTAGTGTGTGTACTATTTCGCTTGATCTGTTACCTTCAGATTCTACGGCTACGGGATTTTGCTCAGATCTTTCAGGTTGATTCTGATGTTGAGACAGTGTTGAGAGAGCACCTTCGAATCAGGAGGCACTTGCGGATCATTAGTCATAGGTACCGTAGGTTTATCTTGTCGGCACTGATAATCGTCACAGCAAGTCAATTTGCCTCCCTTCTCATGACTACACGATCAACTGCCGATCTTCATATCTACAAGAGTGGTGAAGTTGCG CTATGCTCCGTCAGCCTTCTTGCCGGGCTGCTGATAATATTGAGAAGTGCAGTACGGATTACCCATAAGGCACTAGGTGTTACATGCTTAGCGGCTAAGTGGCACGTGTGTGCAACAATAGACTCTTTTGAGTCAGTTGAGGGTGAAACTCCTCCAGTATCTCAAATAGCCAGCAACCAAGTTTTCCCTGCAACTTCCGAAACATCTTCGGATGCAGATGACgttggagatgaggaagatgagcTCGACAACACAAAATTTGTCCATTCGTATGCTTATAGCACAATTTCCTTCCAGAAAAGGCAGGCACTAG TGACATATTTTGAGAATAATAAAGCAGGAATTACTCTATATGGCTTTATGCTGGATAGATCCTATCTTCACACCATTTTTGGTATGGAGCTAGCTCTATTTCTTTGGTTGCTTGGAAAAACCGTCGGCGCCATCGCTTGA
- the LOC107878750 gene encoding EH domain-containing protein 1, which translates to MEFDTNPINQCSKEHEKIYQQWFNFADSDGDGRLTGGDATKFFAMSNLPRPDLKQVWAIADSKRQGFLSFREFIVSMQLVSLAQAGHAVTNDLLNADVDFENLPPPTMEGLDVLLAKKKLMPKSEADQTGSAPVQAAPATSWFSSSKSSKKISLSSVTSIVDGLKKLYIQKLKPLEVAYHFNDFVSPLLTDSDFDAKPMVMLLGQYSTGKTTFIKHLLKMSYPGAHIGPEPTTDRFVVVMNGPDERSIPGNTIAVQADMPFSGLTTFGTAFLSKFECSQMSHPLLEHFTLVDTPGVLSGEKQRTQRSYDFTGVTSWFAAKCDLILLLFDPHKLDISDEFKRVIASLRGHDDKIRVVLNKADQVDTQQLMRVYGALMWSLGKVLNTPEVARVYIGSFNDKPMREAATGPLGKELFEKEQDDLLTDLKNIPKKACDRRINEFVKRARAAKIHAYIIGHLRKEMPAMIGKAKTQQRLIDELETEFGKVQREFHLPAGDFPNVEHFREVLSGYSFDRFEKLKPKMIQDVDDMLGYDLPELLNNFRNPYD; encoded by the exons atggAGTTTGATACAAATCCCATTAATCAGTGTTCAAAAGAACATGAGAAGATCTATCAACAATGGTTCAATTTTGCTGATTctg ATGGAGATGGACGTCTCACTGGTGGAGATGCCACAAAGTTCTTTGCCATGTCCAATTTGCCTAGACCAGATCTCAAACAG GTGTGGGCAATTGCAGATTCCAAACGACAAGGTTTTCTCAGTTTTAGAGAATTTATTGTTTCAATGCAG TTGGTCTCTTTGGCGCAGGCTGGCCATGCAGTAACGAATGATCTTTTAAATGCTGATG TTGACTTTGAGAATTTGCCACCTCCTACAATGGAAGGTCTGGATGTTCTTCTTGCA aAGAAGAAACTGATGCCTAAAAGCGAAGCTGATCAGACTG GTAGTGCTCCTGTCCAGGCTGCACCAGCAACTAGTTGgttttcatcatcaaaatcttCGAAGAAG ATCTCTTTAAGCTCTGTCACATCAATAGTAGATGGACTGAAGAAGTTGTACATCCAAAAACTAAAGCCGCTAGAAGTCGCATATCACTTTAATGATTTTGTCTCTCCTTTGTTG ACGGATAGCGATTTTGATGCCAAGCCGATGGTGATGCTTTTGGGTCAATACTCCACAGGCAAAACAACATTCATTAAGCATTTACTCAAAATGAGTTATCCAG GGGCTCACATTGGACCAGAGCCTACAACAGACAGATTTGTGGTTGTTATG AATGGGCCTGATGAAAGAAGTATTCCGGGAAACACGATTGCTGTTCAAGCAGATATGCCATTTAGCGGTCTGACAACTTTTGGAACTGCATTTTTGTCAAAGTTTGAATGTTCTCAAATGTCGCATCCT TTGTTGGAGCATTTTACATTGGTGGATACTCCCGGAGTTTTATCTGGGGAAAAGCAGAGAACACAGAGGAGCTATGACTTTACTGGTGTGACTTCCTGGTTTGCGGCCAAGTGCGATCTCATCCTTCTTTTGTTTGATCCTCACAAGCTTGATATAAGTGATGAATTCAAACGTGTCATTGCTTCTCTTCGAGGCCATGATGATAAGATACGTGTGGTCTTGAACAAAGCTGACCAAGTTGATACTCAACAA CTTATGAGGGTTTATGGAGCATTAATGTGGTCTTTGGGTAAAGTTCTCAATACTCCTGAGGTCGCTCGCGTCTACATAGG ATCATTTAATGACAAACCAATGAGAGAAGCTGCAACAGGACCTCTTGGAAAAGAACTTTTTGAAAAGGAACAAGATGATCTCCTCACGGACTTGAAAAACATACCGAAGAAGGCTTGTGATCGTCGT ATCAATGAATTTGTAAAACGTGCTAGAGCTGCCAAGATACATGCTTACATAATCGGTCATCTCAGAAAAGAGATGCCTGCTATGATAGGCAAAGCCAAGACTCAGCAAAGACTCATCGATGAACTGGAAACCGAATTTGGAAAG GTTCAAAGGGAATTCCATCTCCCTGCTGGGGATTTTCCAAATGTCGAACACTTCAGGGAAGTTCTCAGCGGTTATAGCTTTGACAGATTCGAGAAGTTGAAGCCTAAGATGATACAAGATGTCGACGATATGCTTGGTTACGACCTCCCTGAACTTCTCAATAATTTCAGGAATCCATATGACTAA
- the LOC107878752 gene encoding protein TRI1 isoform X2 → MHMIHFISSRGLSETTFLTFEVVLWTAYTYPPLTPLGGNILGNREANKMLPQRMKKVMTDNPKTLANLIDLVNLPSTLREFMGQSQTSRLGCFKRVWSYIKENNLQDPNNKNLVNCDEKLKSILLGKTRVELTELPTLIKLHFPKQPR, encoded by the exons atgcacatg ATCCATTTTATCTCAAgtcggggtctatcggaaacaacctttctcacctttgaggtagtgttatggactgcgtacacttaccctcccctaaccccacttggtggaaatatactgg GGAATCGAGAAGCTAACAAGATGCTGCCACAACGGATGAAAAAGGTTATGACAGACAACCCAAAGACGTTAGCCAATTTGATTGACCTAGTAAATCTCCCTTCAACACTTAGAGAGTTCATGGGTCAGTCGCAGACCTCCCGGTTGGGTTGTTTTAAGCGTGTTTGGTCTTACATCAAGGAAAACAATCTCCAG GATCCAAACAACAAGAACTTAGTTAATTGCGATGAGAAGTTGAAGAGTATCTTGTTGGGTAAGACCCGGGTTGAGCTGACCGAACTACCAACGCTGATCAAGCTGCACTTCCCTAAGCAACCAAGATGA
- the LOC107878752 gene encoding protein TRI1 isoform X1, producing MHMVKIIFYIHFISSRGLSETTFLTFEVVLWTAYTYPPLTPLGGNILGNREANKMLPQRMKKVMTDNPKTLANLIDLVNLPSTLREFMGQSQTSRLGCFKRVWSYIKENNLQDPNNKNLVNCDEKLKSILLGKTRVELTELPTLIKLHFPKQPR from the exons atgcacatggttaaaattattttttat ATCCATTTTATCTCAAgtcggggtctatcggaaacaacctttctcacctttgaggtagtgttatggactgcgtacacttaccctcccctaaccccacttggtggaaatatactgg GGAATCGAGAAGCTAACAAGATGCTGCCACAACGGATGAAAAAGGTTATGACAGACAACCCAAAGACGTTAGCCAATTTGATTGACCTAGTAAATCTCCCTTCAACACTTAGAGAGTTCATGGGTCAGTCGCAGACCTCCCGGTTGGGTTGTTTTAAGCGTGTTTGGTCTTACATCAAGGAAAACAATCTCCAG GATCCAAACAACAAGAACTTAGTTAATTGCGATGAGAAGTTGAAGAGTATCTTGTTGGGTAAGACCCGGGTTGAGCTGACCGAACTACCAACGCTGATCAAGCTGCACTTCCCTAAGCAACCAAGATGA
- the LOC107878752 gene encoding upstream activation factor subunit spp27 isoform X3, whose protein sequence is MLPQRMKKVMTDNPKTLANLIDLVNLPSTLREFMGQSQTSRLGCFKRVWSYIKENNLQDPNNKNLVNCDEKLKSILLGKTRVELTELPTLIKLHFPKQPR, encoded by the exons ATGCTGCCACAACGGATGAAAAAGGTTATGACAGACAACCCAAAGACGTTAGCCAATTTGATTGACCTAGTAAATCTCCCTTCAACACTTAGAGAGTTCATGGGTCAGTCGCAGACCTCCCGGTTGGGTTGTTTTAAGCGTGTTTGGTCTTACATCAAGGAAAACAATCTCCAG GATCCAAACAACAAGAACTTAGTTAATTGCGATGAGAAGTTGAAGAGTATCTTGTTGGGTAAGACCCGGGTTGAGCTGACCGAACTACCAACGCTGATCAAGCTGCACTTCCCTAAGCAACCAAGATGA